In Artemia franciscana chromosome 8, ASM3288406v1, whole genome shotgun sequence, a genomic segment contains:
- the LOC136030720 gene encoding craniofacial development protein 2-like — protein sequence MRQYDLDILTMSEVRWPGSGLEKLPSRQESRREHGVALMMTRETSQSLVKWQPVSSRTLTARFSSQHAKLSLVVCYALTNEASDDIKRKFHRTLQSVARNIPRQDIACFVNFNAKIGDDRKYCPQSIGCNDFGNWNENGELLMDLVLSNDLVIGGSLFQHHDVHRYSWPSPDGVARNQIDHCLVSRKWCTSLIDIRSHRGVDSGQITA from the coding sequence atgcgcCAGTACGATCTAGACATCCTCACTATGTCCGAGGTAAGATGGCCTGGTTCAGGCCTTGAAAAGTTGCCAAGTAGACAAGAGTCAAGGAGAGAGCACGGAGTTGCCCTTATGATGACGAGAGAAACCAGTCAATCCCTTGTAAAGTGGCAGCCAGTTTCTTCCAGAACTCTTACCGCTAGGTTTTCCAGCCAGCATGCAAAACTGTCTCTGGTGGTCTGTTACGCACTGACAAACGAAGCAAGCGATGATATAAAACGAAAATTTCACAGAACTCTGCAATCAGTTGCCAGAAATATACCTAGACAAGACATAGCTTGTTTTGTCAATTTCAATGCAAAAATTGGTGACGACCGCAAATATTGCCCCCAATCTATAGGGTGCAATGACTTTGGTAATTGGAACGAAAATGGTGAGCTTCTAATGGATTTGGTGCTCTCGAATGACCTAGTTATTGGTGGGAGTTTGTTCCAACACCATGATGTCCACAGATATTCCTGGCCCTCTCCGGATGGTGTCGCTAGAAATCAGATCGATCACTGCCTAGTCAGTCGCAAATGGTGCACTAGCCTCATAGACATACGTTCACATAGAGGAGTGGATTCAGGGCAGATCACAGCTTGA